The proteins below are encoded in one region of Ereboglobus luteus:
- a CDS encoding efflux RND transporter periplasmic adaptor subunit gives MKKNACFIMAFAVSGFVFLLAGCGERSPTQQVAQNISEHAEDSHTDEEGVAFKSGQGLLITPDVIKALMLETAEADERPISEERSATAYIFATSPKILASALVPESQAAGYSNAIYRGAKLLRIDRVTDSATRMTELIFELDDSSSQTKPEPGNFVTFPVSSPPRTTLVVPRSAVLETATNKIVYVVNGNGYLRTVVQTGIRSADYIEITDGLYAGDIVVTSPVEQLWLSELRLTKGGGHSH, from the coding sequence TTTGTATTTCTACTCGCAGGATGCGGGGAGAGAAGCCCGACACAACAGGTCGCTCAAAATATATCCGAGCACGCAGAGGATTCGCATACTGATGAAGAAGGCGTCGCATTCAAATCAGGGCAAGGGCTTCTGATTACGCCCGATGTAATCAAGGCATTGATGCTCGAAACAGCAGAGGCCGACGAACGTCCGATTTCCGAGGAACGCAGCGCGACCGCTTACATATTTGCGACGTCACCTAAAATCCTCGCTAGTGCGCTTGTGCCGGAATCCCAGGCAGCGGGCTATTCAAATGCTATTTATAGAGGGGCGAAACTCCTGCGCATCGATCGGGTCACCGACTCGGCCACGCGGATGACGGAGCTTATTTTTGAACTCGACGATTCCTCATCGCAGACGAAGCCCGAGCCCGGAAATTTTGTGACGTTCCCAGTATCCTCGCCGCCGCGCACGACGCTTGTCGTGCCGCGATCAGCCGTTCTTGAGACGGCAACCAACAAAATTGTGTATGTGGTCAATGGAAACGGGTATCTGCGAACTGTCGTTCAAACCGGCATACGTTCCGCCGATTATATTGAAATCACGGACGGCCTCTATGCAGGCGACATTGTTGTCACGTCACCCGTTGAACAACTCTGGCTTTCCGAACTGCGCCTGACCAAAGGCGGCGGGCACAGCCATTGA
- a CDS encoding efflux RND transporter permease subunit, which translates to MIDKILEFALRQRIFVLIAAVALILIGLWSATRLPIDAVPDITNVQVQINTSVPSLAPEEIEKLVTYPIEVEMGGIEKMLEVRSISKFGLSQVTLVFQEGTDIYRARQLAGERLQAVLEELPPGVIPRLAPITTGLGEIYHYTIRYKPDFKDVPADPIDRLRELKLAQDYIVKPSLRTVPGVTEVNTSGGYEKQIVITPDAGKLTSVGLTIGEISDIIAENVSNAGGSVVEKGGEAVTVRSVGRVQTTEEIADLPLKFSGARTGILRIKDVAGVAIGSGVRTGSATRDGEETVLGSALMLIGENSRIISSRVHDRIEELQSKLPAGMEIDTVYNRTDLVNSTIRTVEKNLFEGAILVIVVLIALLGNWRAALIVATAIPLSMLFAMTGMVRYGVSGNLMSLGAVDFGLIVDGAVVMAENVVRMLAHKQHECGRLLTAKERLQTVLSACKQVGRPTVFGVAIITIVYLPIFSLTGTEGKMFTPMAFTVVFALVGALLLALTLVPVLCSFFMSAKVSEGDNIAIRFAKRVYRPILHLSLRLRWIVATVAIAVFAFSAWVFTHLGAEFIPQLDEGSLAAQMIRTTSIGLNASLDMQTAAEKLMLEKFPEVTHTFARVGTSEVATDPMGVNVGDSYIMLKPPAEWRKVNGRTITKDELTDMMSKELSVHFPGQSYLFSQPIELRFNELLSGSRADIAIKVFGDDYETLEKVAGEVREIVEKIPGAADVEFDAAGKAPVLQAVMNRAAMSRYNVHASEVNKVIETAFAGAEAGVVVDGNRRYPIVTRLTERARRDFENVATLPVKTADGNLITLGQVADVSVTESVNTISREAFQRRMAIQVNLRGRDVQSFVEEARAKITENVKIPEGYFVEYGGAFKNLQEARARLAIVVPAALALIFLLIFLAFGSVRQALIVYTGIPLAVTGGIFALWMRGLPFSISAAVGFIALSGVAVLNGVMMISFINQLREEGRKVRDAVIEGALTRLRPVLMTALVAALGFVPMALATGPGAEVQRPIATVVIGGIITATFLTLVLLPTLYCWLERDNAKPKEKNS; encoded by the coding sequence ATGATTGACAAAATTTTGGAGTTCGCTTTGCGCCAGCGCATATTTGTGCTTATCGCCGCAGTTGCGCTCATTCTTATCGGCTTATGGTCGGCGACACGCCTTCCCATTGATGCCGTTCCGGACATCACAAATGTTCAGGTTCAAATCAATACCTCTGTGCCTTCTCTTGCGCCCGAGGAAATTGAAAAATTGGTTACTTATCCAATCGAGGTGGAAATGGGCGGCATCGAAAAAATGCTCGAAGTTCGCTCCATTTCCAAATTCGGACTTTCGCAAGTAACGCTCGTGTTTCAGGAGGGCACGGATATTTACCGCGCGCGACAACTCGCCGGTGAACGATTGCAAGCCGTCCTCGAGGAGTTGCCACCGGGTGTAATACCTCGACTCGCTCCTATTACGACAGGGCTTGGCGAAATTTACCACTACACTATTCGATACAAGCCTGACTTCAAAGACGTTCCCGCAGACCCGATTGATCGTCTGCGTGAACTGAAGCTCGCACAGGATTACATCGTAAAACCATCGCTGCGCACTGTGCCTGGAGTTACAGAGGTGAATACATCAGGCGGGTATGAGAAGCAAATCGTCATCACGCCCGATGCCGGAAAACTCACGAGTGTAGGACTTACAATTGGTGAAATCTCGGATATAATTGCAGAGAATGTCTCAAACGCCGGAGGCTCTGTTGTTGAGAAAGGCGGCGAAGCCGTGACGGTGCGCTCTGTGGGTCGCGTGCAGACAACGGAAGAAATTGCCGATTTGCCATTAAAGTTCTCAGGGGCGCGCACTGGCATTCTGCGCATCAAAGATGTTGCCGGGGTCGCTATTGGCTCAGGCGTGCGAACCGGCTCGGCGACGCGTGATGGTGAAGAAACCGTGCTCGGCTCGGCGCTTATGCTCATCGGCGAAAACAGCCGCATAATATCAAGTCGCGTGCATGACCGTATAGAGGAACTACAATCGAAACTTCCTGCGGGAATGGAAATCGACACCGTGTATAATCGCACGGATTTGGTAAACTCCACCATTCGCACCGTTGAAAAAAATCTTTTTGAAGGTGCAATTTTGGTGATCGTCGTTCTCATCGCCCTTTTGGGCAACTGGCGCGCCGCGCTGATCGTAGCTACGGCAATTCCGCTCTCAATGCTCTTCGCGATGACAGGAATGGTTCGTTACGGCGTCTCTGGAAATTTGATGAGTCTCGGAGCCGTAGATTTTGGGCTAATTGTAGACGGAGCTGTTGTCATGGCGGAAAACGTCGTGCGAATGCTCGCCCACAAGCAGCATGAATGTGGGCGATTGCTTACCGCAAAGGAACGCCTGCAAACCGTGCTCTCTGCATGCAAACAAGTGGGGCGTCCGACAGTCTTTGGCGTCGCCATCATTACCATCGTTTATCTGCCTATTTTTTCCCTCACAGGCACCGAGGGGAAAATGTTCACACCGATGGCGTTTACTGTGGTGTTTGCTCTCGTCGGCGCACTCTTACTCGCGCTCACGCTTGTTCCGGTTCTCTGCTCGTTTTTCATGAGCGCCAAAGTAAGCGAAGGCGATAACATTGCCATACGTTTTGCAAAACGGGTTTATCGCCCGATACTTCATTTGAGCCTGCGCCTGCGGTGGATTGTCGCCACCGTCGCCATTGCCGTATTTGCGTTTTCTGCATGGGTGTTCACACATCTCGGCGCTGAATTTATTCCTCAGTTGGATGAAGGTTCTTTAGCCGCGCAGATGATTCGGACGACCAGCATCGGCCTTAATGCCTCGTTGGACATGCAGACCGCTGCGGAAAAGCTCATGCTAGAAAAATTTCCGGAGGTTACACATACTTTCGCGCGTGTAGGCACATCTGAAGTCGCCACCGACCCGATGGGTGTAAATGTCGGCGACAGCTACATCATGCTCAAACCGCCAGCGGAATGGCGGAAAGTCAATGGACGCACCATCACCAAGGATGAACTGACGGATATGATGTCGAAGGAGCTATCCGTCCACTTCCCCGGACAAAGCTACCTCTTTTCACAACCCATCGAATTGCGTTTCAACGAACTGCTTTCCGGCAGTCGGGCCGACATTGCTATCAAGGTTTTCGGCGATGATTATGAAACGCTCGAAAAAGTTGCGGGAGAGGTTCGTGAAATTGTCGAAAAAATTCCCGGTGCGGCCGATGTAGAATTTGACGCGGCAGGAAAAGCGCCAGTGCTCCAAGCTGTCATGAATCGCGCGGCGATGTCGCGCTATAATGTCCATGCCAGCGAAGTGAACAAAGTTATAGAGACAGCGTTTGCTGGTGCCGAAGCTGGAGTTGTCGTTGATGGTAATCGGCGATATCCGATCGTCACACGACTTACGGAACGGGCGCGCCGCGATTTTGAAAACGTGGCAACGCTTCCAGTGAAAACGGCGGACGGAAACCTCATCACGCTCGGACAAGTCGCCGATGTAAGCGTCACAGAAAGCGTAAATACAATCTCGCGTGAGGCATTCCAGCGGCGCATGGCGATACAGGTGAACTTGCGTGGGCGCGACGTGCAAAGTTTTGTCGAGGAAGCGCGCGCAAAAATTACCGAAAATGTCAAAATACCCGAAGGCTATTTTGTCGAATACGGAGGCGCCTTCAAAAATCTGCAAGAAGCGCGCGCACGACTTGCCATTGTCGTGCCGGCGGCACTCGCGCTTATATTTCTGCTAATCTTTTTGGCGTTCGGAAGTGTGAGACAGGCGCTTATAGTATATACTGGCATCCCTCTGGCTGTCACTGGTGGCATATTCGCATTATGGATGCGAGGGCTGCCGTTCTCCATTTCGGCTGCGGTTGGATTTATCGCGCTCTCAGGCGTCGCCGTGCTCAACGGCGTGATGATGATTTCTTTTATAAATCAACTGCGTGAAGAGGGGCGAAAAGTGCGTGATGCCGTAATTGAAGGCGCGCTCACACGCCTGCGCCCCGTTCTTATGACGGCGCTTGTTGCAGCTCTCGGCTTTGTCCCGATGGCGCTTGCCACAGGCCCCGGAGCGGAAGTGCAGCGTCCCATCGCGACAGTCGTAATCGGAGGCATCATCACGGCTACATTCCTCACGCTTGTTTTGCTACCCACGCTTTACTGCTGGCTCGAGCGGGATAATGCGAAACCCAAAGAGAAAAATTCCTGA
- a CDS encoding P-II family nitrogen regulator encodes MKNIVAFIRPSKEDAVRQALHEMPGVTGATFSDVRGFGRGRGHDQSASSRDEALVGTLRKVRIDLMVPDKHADSIALGIAVAARTGNRGDGKVYILSAEKALRISTGETGAIAV; translated from the coding sequence ATGAAAAACATAGTTGCATTCATTCGCCCATCAAAGGAAGACGCTGTGCGTCAGGCACTGCACGAGATGCCAGGCGTCACCGGAGCGACCTTTTCTGATGTGCGTGGCTTCGGACGCGGGCGCGGTCATGACCAAAGCGCAAGCTCTCGTGATGAAGCTCTTGTAGGCACACTCCGAAAGGTCCGCATCGACCTTATGGTTCCCGATAAGCACGCAGATTCAATCGCGCTTGGGATTGCTGTGGCAGCCCGAACAGGAAACCGGGGGGATGGAAAAGTATATATTCTGTCCGCTGAAAAAGCATTGCGGATAAGCACCGGTGAAACTGGTGCCATCGCAGTGTGA
- a CDS encoding heavy metal translocating P-type ATPase — MPQSHSTHDSSSQHTDAGTLNHEEKSNRLETASLLISGVLVAISLANLWGNVLPEIAKEIFAFTAILAGGWFLLPKAWNAVCRLRPDINLLVVIAAIGASIIGEWLEASAVVFLFGVAEWLEGWADRRAKRATEALLELAPKTTLARRDGVFVEIPVEQVTAGEVIAVKSGMGIPLDGEIITGESAVNQAPITGESVPVDKKLGDPVFAGTINGEGSLEIKVTKPAADTTLARIIRLVAEAQEQKAPTQRFVDTFAKYYTPAVTLAALLIFLMPPLLMGGGWSVWLYRACVLLIIACPCALVISTPVGIVAGLTALARRGVLVKGGEHLETIAKLRALAVDKTGTITEGKPRVLSIECITAKSETEVLYIAAGIDDHSPHPIAKAIVTYAKEHAVAFTRAANYQSHSGRGAEGYIDTHPYFVGNHRFAHELGLCTSSLEVTLRNYEAKGQSVVIVGHRPNDTCAGKILGVIAVGDSLRPNARTAVANLRAAGIEHIVMLSGDNQHAADYVAKEAGIDEARGDLLPDDKVCAIKILRDAYESVGMVGDGVNDAPAMATANIGIAMGAAGTDAAIETSDITLMQDDLGKIAETIRIGRRTLSIVYFNIAFALSLKALFLILTVLGYANLWLAVLADTGATLLVVANSLRLLKVSTK, encoded by the coding sequence ATGCCACAATCACACTCCACGCACGATAGTTCCTCGCAGCATACCGACGCAGGCACCCTCAACCATGAAGAAAAATCCAACCGCCTTGAAACAGCCAGTCTCTTAATTTCAGGTGTCTTGGTTGCAATATCACTTGCAAACTTATGGGGAAATGTATTGCCGGAAATCGCGAAGGAAATTTTTGCGTTTACTGCAATACTTGCGGGTGGCTGGTTCTTGCTTCCGAAAGCATGGAATGCAGTTTGCCGATTGCGACCCGACATTAACTTGCTCGTCGTCATCGCAGCAATCGGGGCGAGCATCATTGGTGAGTGGCTGGAAGCATCCGCAGTAGTATTCCTGTTTGGCGTCGCGGAATGGCTTGAAGGTTGGGCTGACCGTCGTGCGAAGCGAGCCACCGAGGCACTGCTTGAACTCGCGCCCAAGACCACTCTTGCGCGCCGCGATGGAGTATTTGTCGAAATACCGGTGGAGCAAGTCACCGCAGGGGAAGTAATCGCGGTCAAATCAGGAATGGGCATTCCGCTGGATGGTGAAATTATCACAGGGGAATCCGCTGTCAACCAAGCGCCTATTACTGGCGAATCAGTGCCCGTGGATAAAAAGCTGGGCGACCCTGTCTTTGCCGGAACAATCAACGGAGAAGGTTCGCTTGAAATCAAGGTCACCAAACCTGCCGCAGATACAACGCTCGCGCGCATAATCCGTCTTGTTGCGGAAGCACAGGAACAAAAAGCACCGACGCAGCGGTTCGTGGATACTTTTGCCAAGTATTATACGCCCGCGGTCACACTTGCCGCGTTGCTCATCTTTCTTATGCCACCGCTCTTAATGGGCGGCGGTTGGAGTGTTTGGCTCTATCGTGCCTGTGTGTTGCTCATCATCGCATGCCCCTGCGCATTGGTGATTTCCACACCGGTCGGAATCGTCGCAGGACTCACCGCGCTCGCCCGACGTGGTGTGCTCGTAAAAGGTGGCGAACATCTTGAAACGATTGCCAAGTTACGTGCGCTGGCAGTCGATAAAACCGGCACAATCACCGAAGGAAAACCTCGCGTGCTCTCGATTGAATGTATCACTGCAAAATCCGAGACAGAAGTGCTCTACATCGCCGCTGGAATCGATGACCACTCTCCTCATCCGATTGCCAAGGCAATTGTCACCTATGCCAAGGAGCATGCTGTTGCTTTCACACGTGCGGCAAATTACCAGTCACACAGTGGTCGAGGCGCGGAAGGATATATAGATACGCATCCCTATTTTGTTGGTAATCATCGCTTCGCACACGAGCTTGGCCTTTGCACATCCTCGCTTGAAGTAACGCTAAGAAACTATGAGGCCAAGGGACAATCTGTTGTTATTGTCGGACACAGGCCGAATGACACATGTGCTGGCAAGATTCTTGGCGTAATCGCCGTGGGCGATAGCCTGCGTCCAAACGCACGAACTGCCGTGGCGAATCTCCGAGCAGCAGGCATCGAACATATTGTAATGCTCAGCGGCGATAATCAGCACGCTGCAGATTACGTCGCAAAAGAAGCCGGTATAGACGAAGCACGTGGCGACCTGTTGCCCGACGACAAGGTGTGCGCCATCAAAATACTGAGAGATGCTTACGAAAGTGTCGGCATGGTAGGTGATGGTGTGAACGACGCTCCGGCAATGGCCACTGCAAACATTGGCATCGCGATGGGTGCGGCAGGCACCGACGCTGCAATCGAAACTTCCGATATCACACTCATGCAGGATGATCTTGGTAAAATTGCCGAGACAATCCGCATCGGACGACGAACTCTTTCTATCGTTTATTTCAATATCGCTTTCGCGCTCAGTCTCAAGGCACTTTTCCTCATTCTGACAGTGCTCGGCTACGCCAATCTCTGGCTGGCTGTCTTAGCTGACACAGGCGCAACACTCCTAGTTGTCGCGAATTCACTGCGACTTTTGAAGGTGTCCACCAAATGA
- a CDS encoding outer membrane protein, which translates to MKPYIKYTWSLLFSILVAGIPIFAQTESADDSYATPKTAGANLSLEGGIAVMWGNPGVEGTQTFVGAMAAFGWRINERNKIQIEAGALKANDGGGHNYYTPGSNNTDLDYFAVPLLASYSFYIPLGTQKRWEVRVGPAAGLYMMKVDAGAPHNSGSRHVKSNDTDSTFAYGAGTGVTWHISKHLYLDAGYRYLRTGETDYTLFDRKVKFDAMDTHTLNVSVGWKF; encoded by the coding sequence ATGAAACCCTATATAAAATACACTTGGTCACTGCTTTTTAGCATTCTCGTCGCAGGCATTCCAATCTTCGCCCAGACGGAATCAGCAGACGATTCATATGCGACACCCAAGACTGCTGGAGCGAACTTGAGTCTGGAAGGAGGCATTGCAGTCATGTGGGGCAATCCCGGTGTCGAAGGCACGCAGACATTTGTCGGAGCCATGGCCGCGTTTGGCTGGAGAATAAACGAACGCAACAAGATTCAAATCGAAGCAGGCGCGCTCAAGGCAAATGACGGCGGCGGGCACAATTATTATACACCCGGAAGCAATAACACCGACCTTGATTATTTTGCTGTTCCGCTGCTCGCCTCATACAGTTTTTACATTCCACTCGGAACGCAAAAACGCTGGGAAGTTCGGGTCGGTCCAGCGGCCGGTCTATATATGATGAAAGTCGATGCCGGTGCTCCGCACAATAGCGGTTCGCGCCATGTGAAAAGCAACGACACAGATAGCACCTTTGCATACGGTGCCGGAACCGGCGTAACGTGGCACATTTCAAAGCATCTATATCTCGACGCAGGCTACCGGTATCTGCGCACTGGTGAAACCGATTACACCCTTTTTGATCGCAAGGTTAAATTCGACGCTATGGACACGCACACGTTGAACGTCTCTGTTGGTTGGAAATTCTAG
- a CDS encoding LpxI family protein, with the protein MSLTQHNTPQRIGIIAGIGLYPVELAKLLKNKNYEIYCAAIRDHALPEIAKYCVEYQPMGLGQFGKAIRFFKKHNITSVTMAGGVKKRLLFSADFLWKHFPDFYTARIFSQHILSKQKSQGNDSLLMRCVEAFELQGIHITAATDYAPELIMKQTTLTKRRPSSSEWKDIQYGWKVAREIGRLDIGQSVAVKNQSIIAVEALEGTDGCISRAGSLCPSGGFTIIKIGKPNQDMRFDVPYFGVETLKNLVASGACVLAMEAGKTVTVEAQECADFADKNDLCVVFVEDGTAQMAD; encoded by the coding sequence ATGTCCCTGACTCAACATAACACTCCGCAACGCATCGGTATTATCGCAGGCATTGGCCTGTATCCGGTAGAACTTGCGAAATTATTAAAAAATAAAAATTACGAAATATATTGCGCGGCAATACGTGATCATGCACTTCCTGAAATCGCGAAATATTGTGTCGAATACCAACCGATGGGGCTGGGACAATTCGGCAAAGCCATCCGCTTTTTCAAAAAGCATAATATCACCTCAGTCACAATGGCCGGTGGTGTTAAGAAACGCCTACTATTTTCCGCAGATTTTTTATGGAAACATTTTCCTGATTTCTATACCGCCCGGATTTTTTCCCAGCACATTCTCTCCAAGCAAAAATCGCAAGGTAATGACTCGCTTTTGATGCGATGTGTCGAGGCATTTGAATTACAAGGAATCCACATCACAGCAGCAACAGATTATGCCCCTGAGCTTATCATGAAACAAACCACCCTTACAAAAAGACGGCCATCCTCAAGCGAATGGAAAGATATTCAATACGGCTGGAAAGTCGCTCGCGAAATTGGACGTCTTGACATTGGTCAAAGCGTGGCGGTTAAGAATCAATCCATCATTGCGGTGGAAGCACTGGAAGGCACTGACGGCTGCATTAGCAGAGCAGGTTCCCTTTGTCCATCTGGTGGGTTTACCATTATAAAGATAGGAAAACCAAATCAAGACATGCGATTTGATGTTCCCTATTTTGGAGTGGAAACGCTCAAGAATCTTGTCGCCTCGGGTGCCTGCGTTCTGGCAATGGAAGCAGGCAAAACTGTTACGGTCGAAGCTCAGGAGTGCGCCGATTTTGCCGACAAGAACGATCTGTGCGTAGTTTTCGTTGAAGATGGCACTGCGCAAATGGCCGATTAG